In one window of Leptospira sp. GIMC2001 DNA:
- a CDS encoding PP2C family protein-serine/threonine phosphatase — MIDFILGNLSPKISFLSNIDKNRLFNELLLSNYRNAKTMILILITIHIPIFYIDYSKYNTVGWIEVPTYKTIFLFHLALIGILALILPFILYCLKNRSFGIFGQILTLFIFSFVYLWSLLFSINDFFHFKDFSIYIIASFGLPLLFRFRGIVQVGISLAFHLIFISLLFYYSTHISEIEGVLTNSSIAMILSIVVARVNFNYKVNEYISLATIQNQNDRINQQIQIIQNDIEMASEIQINTLPKIDSLKDLKIDIDLMYLALEKVSGDFYDFFQRSKNSFRIFIADATGHGIQAALITMIIKTEYERIKDSYDDPKEILNRLNVSILSIFKNTEAPYSCFIIDIDYDKKLFQYSSAGHPTQLLFNGKEIMELNSLSPMLGFRNDISILTNRFPLEESFKLFLYTDGLTESYIRGRDIYGLKNLKDAFSESRDLNAKDTNHLIYQKAKSFLGSDDFTDDVTLISIVDS, encoded by the coding sequence ATGATTGATTTTATTTTAGGTAACTTAAGTCCCAAAATTTCGTTTTTAAGTAATATTGATAAGAATCGCCTATTCAATGAACTGCTTCTATCGAATTATCGAAATGCCAAAACGATGATTCTGATTCTTATAACAATTCATATACCAATATTTTACATAGATTATTCTAAGTATAATACAGTTGGTTGGATTGAAGTTCCGACTTATAAAACAATATTTTTATTTCACTTAGCATTGATTGGAATTCTAGCATTAATCTTGCCGTTCATACTGTACTGCCTAAAGAATCGATCATTTGGAATATTTGGACAAATCCTCACTCTATTTATTTTTTCATTTGTCTATCTGTGGTCTTTATTATTTTCTATAAATGATTTTTTCCATTTTAAAGATTTCTCAATATATATAATTGCAAGTTTCGGCTTGCCGTTGCTATTTAGGTTTCGTGGCATTGTTCAAGTTGGAATTTCATTAGCATTTCATCTAATATTCATTAGTCTTCTATTCTACTATTCAACTCATATATCTGAAATCGAGGGAGTGCTCACCAACTCATCAATTGCAATGATTTTATCGATTGTAGTTGCTCGCGTCAATTTTAATTATAAAGTGAATGAGTATATATCCCTTGCAACAATACAGAATCAAAATGATAGAATCAATCAACAAATCCAGATCATCCAAAATGATATTGAAATGGCAAGTGAGATCCAGATAAATACTCTTCCAAAAATCGATTCATTGAAAGATTTAAAAATTGATATAGACCTAATGTATCTCGCTTTGGAAAAAGTCAGTGGAGATTTTTATGATTTTTTCCAACGATCGAAGAATTCGTTTAGAATTTTTATAGCAGATGCAACAGGTCATGGAATCCAAGCAGCTCTAATTACGATGATCATAAAAACTGAATATGAAAGAATAAAAGATTCTTATGATGATCCCAAAGAGATACTAAATAGACTGAATGTAAGTATTCTTTCTATATTCAAAAATACGGAAGCACCTTACTCTTGCTTTATTATAGATATTGACTATGACAAAAAGTTATTCCAATACAGTTCGGCTGGTCATCCAACTCAGCTACTTTTCAATGGAAAAGAGATCATGGAACTGAATTCTCTTTCACCAATGCTTGGATTTCGAAATGATATATCGATCTTAACCAATCGCTTTCCTCTAGAAGAATCCTTTAAACTCTTTCTTTATACAGATGGACTCACAGAATCTTATATTAGAGGTAGAGATATTTATGGTCTCAAAAATCTTAAAGATGCATTCTCAGAATCTAGAGACTTGAATGCTAAGGATACGAATCATCTCATTTATCAAAAAGCAAAATCATTCTTAGGATCCGATGATTTTACAGACGATGTAACTTTGATCTCGATTGTGGATTCTTAA
- the ispF gene encoding 2-C-methyl-D-erythritol 2,4-cyclodiphosphate synthase, with protein MFRIGNGIDFHKLVHEPMRPMILGGLHIDSEYALMGHSDADIVLHSLADAILGALALGDIGDHFPDTDPKWKNMNSKLIVEKTLDLMREKKFHISNIDITIVAERPKISPVRREMIESIAGILGLEAGLVSVKATTMEGMGSLGRAEGMMVLSSVLLEKSK; from the coding sequence ATGTTTAGAATCGGAAATGGTATAGATTTTCACAAATTGGTTCATGAGCCAATGCGTCCAATGATTTTGGGCGGCCTACATATTGATTCTGAATACGCTTTGATGGGGCATAGTGATGCAGACATCGTGCTACATAGTCTCGCCGATGCAATATTAGGTGCACTGGCACTTGGAGATATCGGAGACCATTTTCCAGACACAGATCCTAAATGGAAGAATATGAATTCCAAATTGATTGTTGAGAAAACTTTAGATTTAATGAGAGAGAAAAAATTTCATATATCCAATATTGATATTACTATTGTTGCTGAAAGACCCAAAATTTCTCCAGTGCGCCGGGAGATGATTGAATCAATCGCTGGAATTCTTGGCTTGGAAGCTGGACTAGTCTCAGTTAAGGCAACAACGATGGAAGGTATGGGCTCTCTGGGGCGGGCTGAAGGTATGATGGTTCTTTCTTCAGTATTATTGGAAAAATCCAAATAG
- the nadA gene encoding quinolinate synthase NadA, translated as MPTANFTEKEVISKLSKLYIPSEIDEMIPLIREINQLKKEKNAVLLGHNYMTPDVFYGVSDIIGDSLYLSKAAAEVDADIILFNGVHFMAETAKILSPHRKVLIADEKAGCSLAESITRDEVKKIKAQYPGVPVVTYVNCSAAVKAETDICCTSANAAQIIEAIDSDTVIFLPDEYLADNMRKLTKKKIISHPGRCMVHEMYTPLDIQITRQRLGGDVTVISHPECSKEVVDYSDFSGSTSQMIDFVKQAPSKNILLITECSMGDNLRMEFPDKYFVSTCQTCPHMKKITLEKIKNSLINETFEILIDEDIIEKARNAVNRMLEISFKK; from the coding sequence ATGCCGACTGCAAATTTCACAGAAAAAGAAGTTATAAGCAAGCTTTCCAAGCTTTATATCCCTTCGGAAATTGATGAGATGATACCTCTTATTCGAGAAATCAATCAATTGAAAAAAGAGAAAAATGCAGTTCTACTAGGACACAATTATATGACGCCGGATGTGTTTTATGGTGTTTCTGATATAATTGGAGATTCATTATACTTATCTAAAGCTGCGGCAGAAGTGGATGCAGATATTATACTTTTCAATGGTGTTCATTTTATGGCAGAGACTGCAAAGATTCTATCGCCGCATAGAAAGGTATTGATTGCAGATGAAAAAGCAGGATGTTCACTTGCAGAATCAATCACTCGTGATGAAGTGAAAAAAATCAAAGCCCAATATCCAGGTGTACCTGTTGTGACTTACGTCAATTGTTCAGCTGCTGTTAAAGCTGAGACAGATATATGCTGTACATCAGCAAATGCGGCTCAGATCATAGAAGCAATAGATTCCGATACAGTAATTTTTCTTCCAGACGAATATTTAGCGGACAATATGCGAAAATTGACCAAGAAAAAAATTATATCGCATCCGGGTCGCTGCATGGTTCATGAAATGTATACACCTTTGGATATTCAAATCACCAGACAGAGATTAGGTGGGGATGTGACCGTTATATCCCATCCAGAATGTTCGAAAGAAGTTGTTGATTATTCTGATTTTTCTGGATCTACTTCCCAGATGATTGATTTTGTTAAGCAAGCACCATCCAAAAACATTCTCTTGATAACAGAGTGTTCAATGGGTGATAATTTACGAATGGAGTTTCCAGATAAATATTTTGTTTCGACTTGCCAGACTTGTCCGCATATGAAGAAGATCACACTAGAAAAAATTAAAAATAGTTTAATCAATGAAACGTTTGAGATCCTCATTGATGAAGATATCATTGAGAAAGCAAGAAATGCTGTTAATCGCATGTTAGAAATCTCTTTCAAAAAATAA
- a CDS encoding penicillin-binding protein activator LpoB has translation MFRFTVLILLALLLTTSCSSGAKRLDLETDLVSDSGGLTRQELEKAAARFGKEIGAYFKENPRDEGIFVAHFPTRNNTTEMIPTEFFDNSFVSQLIRNKIFTVRTDTREKSINEMTFSLSGMTGNRLSLGKMKSPNFFVRCDIDENIFTVKGDRIVEQTVNIELVEVETNIAVWNERVAYRKQAVVGNRGVGW, from the coding sequence ATGTTTCGCTTTACCGTATTGATACTACTCGCATTATTATTGACAACCTCATGCTCCAGTGGAGCTAAGCGACTAGACCTAGAAACAGACCTAGTTTCTGATTCTGGCGGTCTGACTAGACAAGAACTTGAGAAAGCTGCTGCTCGTTTCGGAAAAGAAATTGGTGCCTATTTCAAAGAAAACCCTCGTGATGAAGGAATTTTTGTCGCCCATTTCCCGACTCGAAACAATACAACCGAAATGATTCCCACAGAATTTTTCGATAATAGTTTTGTTTCTCAGCTAATTAGAAATAAAATATTTACTGTTAGAACAGACACTCGCGAGAAATCCATCAATGAGATGACCTTCTCGCTTTCTGGAATGACTGGGAACAGATTGTCCCTTGGCAAGATGAAATCACCGAACTTTTTCGTTCGATGTGATATCGACGAAAATATATTCACCGTTAAAGGCGATCGTATCGTGGAACAAACAGTTAATATCGAATTGGTGGAAGTTGAGACTAATATCGCAGTTTGGAATGAGCGAGTTGCTTACCGTAAACAAGCAGTCGTAGGGAACAGGGGAGTTGGCTGGTAA
- a CDS encoding COG3014 family protein: protein MAGKNLSFLHKLGLWVSLLTLGTCATGYNAIIQDTEKLYYSGNYDAAIPKIRSLANDSDNKDRLLYLMEAGMIFHTKGDYESSNKAFMDAENVADNIKVSVTRQGLSFLLSDNESNFTGEDFERVLIKFYIALNYIFLGEFENAKIYFRRLDVELREMKYVQGKYKQNLFARYLDAVLSETLSRYNDARVQYKNILEIEPSFSQIKGDKYVLAVKENDSRTQAALASNQNLVTAFNRNMQPVPYNTKMGEVIIINQAGKAAVKESRGKLLNDQFFASSLKVSLDSSIRAKGGASSAGVTASGVLAMMASAENPIPIYKVRDPKSAAVKPILLGGRQVGTTTIMNDYSDTAMKSFNENYNTIVAKNVASIAVKLVAAAIASEALSKEIKKNQKNELAGSLISLGVGLAAGYAASSTIAPDLRSWHLLPSNYQVKRMHLEPGEYTIELPGSKLPDGSSSIKVMVESGKVTFLNYRTFVEE, encoded by the coding sequence TTGGCTGGTAAGAACCTAAGCTTTCTCCATAAGCTAGGTCTCTGGGTATCACTTCTTACCTTAGGGACCTGCGCGACTGGATACAATGCGATCATCCAAGATACAGAAAAACTGTATTATAGTGGAAACTATGATGCAGCGATTCCTAAGATTCGATCTCTTGCGAATGATTCCGATAACAAGGACAGACTGCTCTACTTAATGGAAGCCGGTATGATTTTTCATACCAAAGGTGATTATGAATCTTCGAACAAAGCATTTATGGATGCTGAGAACGTTGCAGACAATATCAAAGTTAGTGTAACTCGTCAAGGTCTATCTTTTCTTCTCAGTGATAACGAAAGTAATTTCACTGGTGAAGATTTCGAAAGGGTTTTAATCAAGTTCTATATTGCTCTAAACTATATATTTCTCGGGGAATTCGAAAATGCAAAAATCTATTTCCGTAGGCTAGATGTAGAATTAAGAGAAATGAAATATGTCCAAGGCAAATACAAACAAAATTTATTTGCTCGATATCTAGATGCCGTCCTCTCAGAAACATTGAGCCGATACAATGATGCCCGAGTTCAATACAAAAATATTCTAGAAATTGAACCAAGTTTTAGTCAAATCAAAGGTGATAAATATGTTCTTGCAGTCAAAGAAAATGATTCAAGAACACAAGCCGCACTAGCAAGCAATCAGAATTTAGTTACTGCATTCAATCGAAATATGCAACCCGTTCCCTACAATACGAAAATGGGTGAAGTAATCATCATCAATCAAGCGGGCAAAGCTGCAGTAAAGGAATCCAGAGGTAAATTACTCAATGATCAATTTTTTGCAAGTAGTTTGAAAGTCTCATTGGATTCTTCTATCCGAGCAAAAGGTGGTGCAAGTTCAGCGGGAGTTACAGCTTCGGGAGTTCTTGCGATGATGGCGTCAGCTGAGAATCCAATTCCAATATACAAAGTACGCGATCCTAAATCTGCAGCAGTAAAACCCATTCTACTTGGCGGAAGACAGGTGGGAACTACAACTATCATGAATGATTATTCAGATACTGCGATGAAGAGTTTTAATGAGAACTACAACACAATCGTTGCAAAAAACGTAGCTTCCATCGCAGTTAAGTTAGTTGCAGCTGCAATTGCATCCGAAGCGTTATCTAAAGAAATAAAGAAGAATCAGAAGAACGAACTTGCAGGAAGCCTTATTTCATTAGGTGTTGGGCTTGCTGCAGGATACGCAGCCTCCTCTACAATTGCACCAGACCTCAGAAGTTGGCATCTATTGCCGTCCAACTACCAAGTCAAACGTATGCATCTAGAACCTGGAGAATACACAATTGAACTTCCTGGAAGTAAATTACCGGATGGAAGCTCAAGTATTAAAGTTATGGTTGAATCAGGAAAAGTCACTTTTCTCAACTATAGAACTTTCGTCGAAGAATGA
- a CDS encoding lysophospholipid acyltransferase family protein, which translates to MKPAILSFLMMLILRFWFSFIRIKEVILPDSTADLINNKKGYIFAIWHSNMASLVVYFANFILRKKKNPVSPLASHSKDGEFISLTVSRFGFKTIRGSSSKGGAAGALGLLRAAKSGVIPLITVDGPKGPVYTVKPGIVEIASLSGLPVVILMTSFDRFYEFSKSWDKHRFPKFFAKQYLVYSEPIYIPKKLNENDLILYTKKIQDKMNEIWTDLEARMIALQPQQ; encoded by the coding sequence ATGAAACCAGCCATTCTCAGTTTTCTTATGATGCTCATTCTCCGATTTTGGTTCAGTTTTATACGAATCAAAGAAGTGATTCTACCTGATTCAACAGCGGATCTAATCAATAATAAGAAAGGATATATATTTGCAATTTGGCATAGCAATATGGCGTCACTTGTTGTTTACTTTGCAAATTTTATCCTAAGAAAAAAGAAAAATCCAGTTAGTCCCCTAGCCTCGCATTCTAAAGATGGGGAGTTTATCAGTCTTACAGTTTCGCGATTTGGTTTCAAAACAATCCGTGGATCTTCTTCTAAAGGTGGCGCGGCCGGTGCACTAGGCCTTCTTCGTGCAGCCAAATCTGGAGTGATACCTCTGATCACTGTTGATGGCCCGAAGGGTCCAGTATATACTGTAAAACCAGGAATCGTAGAAATTGCGAGTCTATCTGGGCTTCCTGTTGTAATTCTTATGACGAGCTTTGATCGCTTCTATGAATTTTCGAAATCATGGGATAAACATAGATTTCCTAAATTTTTCGCCAAACAATACTTAGTTTATTCTGAGCCAATTTACATACCGAAAAAATTAAATGAAAATGATCTAATTCTCTATACAAAAAAGATTCAGGACAAAATGAACGAGATATGGACAGATTTAGAAGCGAGAATGATTGCGCTACAGCCTCAGCAGTGA
- the metK gene encoding methionine adenosyltransferase: MSLNNYIFTSESVSEGHPDKICDQISDAILDAYLAQDPKSRVACETLVTTNLVVIAGEITSKGKVDTSEIARDVIRKIGYNDIAMYFDADFAVVSSHIHRQSPDIAQGVNEGEGLHTEQGAGDQGLMFGFANSDTPELMPAPIYYSHKLLEVLAGLRHSGKINWLRPDSKSQVTIQYENGKPKKVDTVVISTQHTPGVTHKQIEEAVIEECIKKVIPKELLGNPRYFINPTGKFEIGGPHGDAGLTGRKIIVDTYGGMGRHGGGAFSGKDPSKVDRSAAYIGRYIAKNVVASGLAEKCEVQLAYAIGVAEPVSVLVDTFGTNKISEEEIQKRIRSTFKLTPKGIVESLDLLGKDRRYQDTASYGHFGREGKTFSWEKTDKAEELKKG, from the coding sequence ATGTCACTCAACAACTATATTTTCACATCTGAATCCGTTTCTGAAGGTCACCCGGACAAAATCTGTGATCAGATCTCCGATGCTATTTTAGATGCATATCTAGCCCAAGATCCTAAATCCCGTGTTGCATGCGAGACACTCGTTACAACAAATCTTGTAGTTATAGCTGGAGAGATAACCAGTAAAGGTAAAGTCGATACATCTGAAATTGCAAGAGATGTTATAAGAAAAATCGGATATAATGATATCGCAATGTATTTCGATGCAGATTTCGCAGTTGTATCATCTCATATTCATAGACAGAGCCCAGACATTGCACAAGGTGTAAATGAGGGAGAAGGATTGCACACAGAGCAAGGAGCTGGAGACCAAGGACTCATGTTTGGTTTTGCAAATTCTGATACTCCAGAACTTATGCCAGCTCCAATCTATTACTCGCACAAACTGCTTGAAGTTCTAGCTGGACTCAGACATTCAGGGAAGATCAATTGGCTGCGACCAGATTCTAAGTCTCAAGTAACCATTCAATACGAGAATGGTAAGCCAAAGAAAGTGGATACTGTCGTAATTTCTACACAACATACTCCTGGTGTAACCCATAAACAAATTGAAGAAGCAGTAATTGAAGAATGTATCAAGAAAGTGATTCCAAAAGAATTGCTTGGAAACCCAAGATACTTCATCAACCCAACTGGTAAGTTTGAAATTGGTGGTCCTCATGGCGATGCAGGCTTAACTGGACGTAAAATCATTGTCGATACTTACGGTGGTATGGGACGACATGGTGGTGGTGCGTTCTCTGGAAAGGATCCGTCTAAAGTGGACAGATCTGCGGCATACATCGGTCGTTATATTGCGAAGAACGTTGTAGCTTCTGGACTTGCGGAAAAATGCGAAGTGCAACTTGCATATGCAATTGGAGTAGCGGAACCCGTATCAGTTCTCGTTGATACTTTTGGAACGAACAAAATATCCGAAGAAGAAATCCAAAAAAGAATTCGATCCACTTTTAAGTTAACACCAAAAGGTATAGTCGAGAGTTTGGATCTTTTAGGAAAAGATAGAAGATACCAAGACACTGCAAGTTATGGTCATTTCGGACGAGAAGGCAAAACTTTCTCTTGGGAAAAAACCGACAAAGCAGAAGAATTAAAGAAAGGCTAA
- a CDS encoding transketolase family protein, whose product MGAPSQSTTDKKATRDAYGEALVELGDERKDVVVLDADLSGSTKTADFRKKYPDRFFNVGVAEQNLVGHAAGLALAGFTPFASSFAMFLSGRAWEVVRNSVVYPKLNVKLVASHGGITVGEDGASHQCIEDFAIMRVIPEMTVICPSDFNETKQVIKKIAEFKGPVYVRVGRPPIPLIHRDNYQFEIGKAEVLAEGTDVLIIANGVMVSEAIEALPLLTQEGISATLLNMATIKPIDREKILAYAKKCGAVVTCEEHNVVGGLGSAVSEFLSEEYPVPIIKLGMKDSFGKSGTWSGLMDYFGLRAKNVVEHVKIAIQKKKNPA is encoded by the coding sequence ATGGGAGCACCTAGCCAATCTACCACCGATAAAAAAGCAACCCGAGACGCTTATGGGGAAGCCTTAGTTGAGTTAGGTGACGAACGAAAAGACGTCGTAGTATTAGATGCTGATCTATCGGGTTCCACGAAGACTGCCGACTTTCGCAAAAAGTATCCAGATAGATTCTTCAACGTTGGTGTAGCAGAACAAAATCTTGTAGGTCATGCAGCAGGACTTGCGCTTGCTGGATTTACTCCTTTTGCATCCTCTTTTGCAATGTTTCTATCAGGTAGAGCTTGGGAAGTTGTTAGAAACTCAGTCGTCTATCCTAAATTGAATGTGAAGCTTGTTGCATCGCATGGTGGAATAACCGTTGGAGAAGACGGAGCATCTCACCAATGCATTGAAGATTTTGCTATAATGCGAGTTATACCAGAGATGACAGTAATATGTCCATCCGATTTTAATGAGACGAAACAAGTAATTAAAAAGATCGCAGAATTCAAAGGACCAGTTTATGTTCGAGTAGGTAGACCACCCATTCCACTCATTCATAGAGATAACTACCAATTTGAAATTGGTAAAGCTGAAGTCCTAGCTGAAGGGACGGATGTCTTGATCATTGCAAATGGTGTGATGGTGTCTGAAGCGATTGAAGCACTTCCTCTCTTAACCCAAGAGGGAATATCAGCTACGCTATTGAATATGGCTACAATCAAACCGATTGATCGTGAGAAAATCCTAGCCTATGCCAAGAAATGCGGAGCAGTTGTTACATGCGAAGAGCATAATGTTGTCGGTGGACTTGGATCCGCAGTTTCTGAATTCTTGTCAGAAGAATATCCGGTTCCTATAATAAAATTAGGCATGAAAGACAGTTTTGGTAAATCGGGAACTTGGTCAGGGTTGATGGACTATTTTGGCCTCAGAGCAAAGAATGTTGTTGAACATGTCAAGATCGCAATTCAAAAGAAAAAGAATCCTGCTTGA
- a CDS encoding ATP-dependent Clp protease adaptor ClpS — protein sequence MASVALPGIDISTEVKPPKPGGPCRVVLWDDNEHTYEYVIEMLVEICQMTVEQAFEHAVEVDNKKKTIVFSGEFEHAEHIQDQILNYGPDIRMQNSKGSMTATLER from the coding sequence ATGGCCTCGGTCGCACTACCAGGTATAGATATTTCCACAGAAGTAAAACCTCCTAAACCAGGAGGGCCTTGTCGAGTTGTACTTTGGGACGACAATGAGCATACTTATGAATACGTGATTGAAATGTTAGTTGAAATCTGCCAAATGACGGTTGAACAAGCATTTGAACATGCTGTAGAAGTGGATAATAAGAAAAAAACCATCGTCTTCTCTGGAGAATTCGAGCATGCGGAACATATTCAAGATCAAATTCTAAACTATGGACCCGATATTCGTATGCAAAATTCTAAAGGGTCTATGACAGCAACTCTAGAAAGATAG
- a CDS encoding Crp/Fnr family transcriptional regulator, whose protein sequence is MKFSEELIKKKGKNFKAGEIIFEENDPANEMYILISGSVGIHKRINDAYKLLIELKAGDMFGEMALIDNKPRSARAVAISSSLLFPVTENLLQQLIQTNSEFTLRLVKILSNRLREANYQITALLKGDRKNIVKSNLATFANIHGKPLNNGYVVGLQPFLKWAILRAGLDLKDIQEAINQLIRDRMVNRLPNDPGKLFVLDSLGKYDMEAS, encoded by the coding sequence ATGAAATTCTCAGAAGAACTCATCAAGAAAAAAGGTAAAAATTTCAAAGCTGGAGAAATCATCTTCGAAGAAAACGATCCAGCAAATGAAATGTACATCTTGATCTCAGGTTCAGTTGGAATTCACAAAAGAATCAATGATGCCTATAAATTACTTATTGAACTAAAAGCTGGTGATATGTTCGGAGAGATGGCGCTAATAGACAATAAACCCCGAAGTGCAAGAGCCGTAGCAATAAGTTCATCTTTATTATTTCCAGTTACTGAAAATTTGCTACAACAACTAATCCAAACCAATTCAGAATTTACTCTTCGTTTGGTGAAGATTCTATCCAATCGATTAAGAGAAGCCAATTATCAAATCACTGCCCTTCTAAAAGGGGATAGGAAAAATATAGTAAAATCTAACCTCGCAACATTTGCGAATATTCATGGGAAACCCTTAAATAATGGATATGTTGTTGGCTTACAACCTTTTCTCAAATGGGCAATACTAAGAGCAGGCCTGGATCTAAAAGACATACAAGAAGCAATCAATCAATTGATTCGTGACCGAATGGTAAATCGCTTACCGAACGATCCAGGAAAACTTTTCGTTCTTGATTCATTAGGAAAATATGATATGGAAGCATCATAA
- a CDS encoding NfeD family protein, translated as MKKFYAITILLSIFLLGFGFIYSNLQAENLEPLQHDSSQEKKIVMKLTLEGAITPSSLDLLSEALDKAEEANAKALIVSMDTPGGLMTSMDKMIRRILSSNVPVITYISPSGASCGSAGVFILYASHLAAMSPASNIGSATPVQMGGSSPDGKEPSKPQSNDIPDKAGTDDQVNLKRKLINHAVAQIKSLALYHGRDPKFAERSITFADNITSIEAKNRSVIEIIAENDQDLLQQANGRKIRMVTGTVTLDLQNVEIINLETDFRQEFLKLIADPNIAYILMMIGTLGLIAEIQYPGAIFPGVAGVICLILGLYSMHTLSLSYAGVGLMMVGLICFVLEVSIMSYGMLTIAGIISMVIGAMMLADSGNEMARVSIGIALSTSLATGSIAAFLAFKALQAMKQKLASGDDFMKSLVGKANTDITKDSGQVFINGEIWQGRSIDSSIPKGSHVIVDSRDGLILRVKIK; from the coding sequence ATGAAAAAATTCTACGCAATCACAATACTTCTATCCATCTTTTTACTAGGTTTTGGATTTATTTATTCCAACCTTCAAGCAGAAAATTTAGAACCATTACAACATGATTCATCGCAAGAGAAAAAAATTGTAATGAAGCTTACTTTGGAAGGTGCGATTACACCATCAAGCTTGGATCTGCTTTCCGAAGCATTGGACAAAGCTGAAGAAGCTAACGCAAAAGCTTTGATCGTATCAATGGATACACCTGGTGGACTTATGACTTCTATGGATAAGATGATTCGGAGAATACTATCTTCGAATGTTCCTGTAATCACATACATTTCACCCAGTGGTGCTTCCTGTGGTTCTGCAGGAGTTTTTATACTTTATGCATCACATTTAGCAGCAATGTCTCCTGCATCTAACATAGGATCTGCGACTCCTGTTCAAATGGGTGGAAGCTCTCCTGATGGAAAAGAACCGAGCAAACCTCAATCAAATGACATTCCAGACAAAGCTGGTACAGACGACCAAGTCAATCTAAAAAGAAAACTAATCAATCATGCTGTAGCGCAAATTAAAAGTCTCGCTTTATATCATGGACGTGACCCAAAATTTGCTGAACGATCAATAACTTTTGCTGACAATATCACATCCATCGAAGCAAAAAATAGATCTGTTATCGAAATTATTGCAGAGAATGATCAAGATTTACTGCAACAAGCAAATGGAAGAAAGATTCGTATGGTAACGGGAACCGTTACACTTGATCTACAAAATGTTGAGATCATCAATCTTGAGACAGATTTTCGTCAGGAATTCCTAAAGCTAATCGCCGATCCAAATATTGCCTATATTCTGATGATGATCGGCACACTCGGACTGATTGCAGAAATTCAATATCCAGGAGCTATATTTCCTGGCGTAGCAGGCGTTATATGCTTAATTCTCGGATTGTATTCCATGCATACACTTTCACTCAGCTATGCAGGAGTAGGACTCATGATGGTTGGGCTGATATGTTTTGTATTGGAAGTTAGCATCATGAGTTATGGAATGCTCACGATTGCTGGGATCATATCCATGGTAATCGGTGCAATGATGCTCGCGGATTCTGGAAACGAGATGGCTCGAGTATCTATCGGAATAGCACTTTCAACAAGTTTAGCAACAGGTTCGATAGCTGCATTTCTCGCATTCAAAGCACTTCAAGCTATGAAGCAAAAGCTGGCAAGTGGTGATGATTTTATGAAATCTCTTGTGGGCAAAGCTAATACAGATATTACGAAAGATTCAGGACAAGTTTTCATAAATGGAGAGATATGGCAAGGACGTTCCATAGATTCATCCATTCCAAAAGGATCACATGTCATTGTTGATTCGCGCGACGGACTTATACTTAGAGTCAAGATAAAATAA